The following are encoded together in the Gemmatimonadota bacterium genome:
- the moeB gene encoding molybdopterin-synthase adenylyltransferase MoeB: MWIGRSGYIERYTASEVCANAGSGPTDQSKWFGNSTSPPPPWREPFRSQAAIEPWSTLFGPTATISCLWASSGSHHPRPPSPTANRPVHGPQTAGTLDGAGFSPAELRRYARHIVLDEVGLAGQRKLKEARVLCVGAGGLGSPLALYLAAAGVGTLGIVDFDDVDASNLQRQILHGTSDIGRSKLDSAGERLQEVNPHTRVVNHPVRLESSNALHIIPGYDVVVDGTDNFPTRYLVNDACVLAGVPNVFGSVLRWEGQVAVFAAPHGPCYRCVFRDPPPPGLVPDCAEGGVLGALPGVIGSMQALEAVKLILGAGESVAGRLLLFNALTARWREIRLRRDPECPVCGNEPTQKGLIDYDVFCGTAGASDVETEATEEAVGSITAVQLANLVEGARPPLVLDVREPWEWAAGNLAALGALPIPMGELAARTDELRDATEERPGGIVVCCRSGVRSLAASAYLVDLGFRDVFNLEGGMKAWASEVDPEVQVV, encoded by the coding sequence ATGTGGATCGGTCGATCAGGCTATATCGAGAGATATACAGCTTCCGAGGTCTGCGCGAACGCAGGATCTGGCCCGACAGATCAGTCAAAGTGGTTTGGCAATTCCACTTCGCCGCCTCCGCCATGGCGCGAGCCGTTCAGGTCACAGGCGGCGATCGAGCCCTGGTCGACTCTCTTCGGGCCGACAGCGACCATTTCCTGTCTCTGGGCGAGTTCGGGGTCTCATCACCCCCGACCTCCGAGCCCGACAGCTAACCGCCCGGTGCACGGTCCCCAGACCGCAGGAACTCTGGACGGCGCCGGGTTCTCGCCCGCGGAGCTGAGACGTTACGCCCGCCACATCGTTCTCGACGAGGTCGGACTCGCGGGTCAGCGAAAACTGAAGGAGGCGCGCGTACTCTGCGTGGGTGCGGGAGGGCTGGGCTCCCCTCTCGCCCTGTACCTGGCGGCGGCGGGAGTGGGCACACTGGGGATCGTCGACTTCGACGACGTGGACGCGAGCAACCTCCAGCGTCAGATCCTGCACGGAACCTCGGACATCGGACGCAGCAAGCTGGATAGCGCCGGCGAACGCCTGCAGGAGGTGAACCCTCACACGCGGGTCGTGAACCATCCGGTTCGGTTGGAGTCCTCGAACGCTCTCCACATCATACCCGGCTACGATGTCGTGGTGGACGGCACCGACAACTTCCCCACACGATACCTGGTGAACGACGCCTGCGTGCTCGCCGGTGTCCCCAACGTCTTCGGCTCGGTCCTCCGCTGGGAGGGACAGGTGGCCGTCTTCGCCGCTCCCCACGGCCCCTGCTACCGCTGCGTCTTTCGCGACCCGCCGCCGCCCGGGCTAGTGCCCGACTGCGCGGAGGGCGGGGTGCTCGGAGCCCTGCCGGGAGTGATCGGATCCATGCAGGCGCTCGAGGCCGTCAAGCTCATCCTCGGAGCGGGCGAATCGGTCGCCGGTCGACTCCTCCTTTTCAACGCGCTGACCGCCCGGTGGCGCGAGATACGGCTGCGCCGGGATCCCGAGTGTCCGGTCTGCGGGAACGAGCCCACCCAGAAAGGTCTGATCGACTACGACGTGTTCTGCGGGACCGCCGGGGCGAGCGACGTCGAGACCGAGGCCACCGAAGAGGCGGTCGGATCGATCACCGCCGTCCAGCTCGCCAACCTTGTGGAAGGAGCCCGTCCGCCCCTCGTCCTCGACGTGCGCGAACCCTGGGAGTGGGCCGCCGGAAACCTCGCGGCGCTCGGCGCCCTGCCGATACCGATGGGAGAGCTCGCCGCAAGAACCGACGAGCTGCGCGACGCGACCGAAGAGCGGCCCGGCGGGATCGTGGTCTGCTGTCGGTCGGGCGTGCGCTCGCTCGCGGCCTCCGCATACCTGGTCGACCTGGGTTTCCGCGACGTATTCAACCTCGAAGGAGGAATGAAGGCCTGGGCGAGCGAGGTCGACCCCGAGGTGCAGGTGGTGTGA
- a CDS encoding RidA family protein, with amino-acid sequence MHARSYALPAIIAAALLSASCAEAPHEHPEAGVMRTVHQPSSRPYSAAVQAGETYWLAGKIGSTQETAAMEEGRVAAETHNIMRSFEALLADLGMDFGNVVRGVVYLTDIADYSAMNEAYGSYFEEGDAPSRVTVAVSELVGGATIEISFVAVNTDRSEMHEGEPEHDGDEDGGMHDDEESHDGDGDGDRR; translated from the coding sequence ATGCACGCACGATCCTACGCTCTCCCGGCGATCATCGCCGCCGCCCTCCTCTCGGCCTCTTGCGCCGAGGCTCCGCACGAACACCCTGAAGCGGGCGTGATGCGCACCGTTCACCAACCCTCGAGCAGGCCTTACTCCGCAGCGGTCCAGGCCGGAGAAACCTACTGGCTCGCCGGCAAGATCGGCTCGACCCAGGAGACCGCAGCCATGGAAGAGGGACGGGTCGCGGCGGAGACCCACAACATCATGCGCTCCTTCGAGGCTCTGCTCGCCGACCTGGGAATGGATTTCGGCAACGTGGTGCGGGGCGTGGTCTATCTGACGGACATCGCCGACTACTCCGCGATGAACGAGGCTTACGGAAGCTACTTCGAAGAGGGCGACGCGCCGTCTCGGGTCACCGTCGCGGTTTCGGAACTCGTCGGTGGAGCGACTATCGAGATCAGCTTCGTAGCCGTGAACACCGACCGAAGCGAGATGCACGAGGGCGAGCCGGAACACGACGGGGACGAGGACGGCGGAATGCACGATGACGAGGAGAGCCACGATGGCGACGGCGACGGGGATCGCCGCTGA
- a CDS encoding MBL fold metallo-hydrolase encodes MLLRRFYDDSLAQASYMLGCQRSGEAVVVDPGRRPEPYLAAAAEESVRIVCVTETHIHADFLSGSRELARVANARLLLSDHGDEDWSYRYLDEDGARPLRDGEEFSVGAVSLRVLHTPGHTPEHISFLVTDGGVSGAPADGVRSSPPPPLALLSGDFVFVGDVGRPDLLEVAAGETGTMEASARQLYASLQRFRELPVHVQLLPGHGAGSACGKALGAVPSSTVGYELLANWVFQCADEDEFVAKVLEDQPEPPAYFAHMKRLNRAGPPAPPDRRLERADLHRALSMRHDGWTLLDVRTRAQFAGGHLPESLNVPLTRTLPTWAGWVVPYDRPICVVVETEGQVRPTTELLLKIGLDDVQAFHILSDPAASPELGAVVVLDWDEAERARIEEGAVLVDVRGKIEWDEGRVPGAVRIHLGELSVRVGELPRDRPALLHCRTGHRSAIGASILAAAGHPDVRNVEGGWLDRLARGMDVER; translated from the coding sequence ATGCTGTTACGCCGGTTCTACGACGACAGTCTCGCTCAGGCCAGCTATATGCTCGGATGCCAACGGTCGGGCGAGGCCGTGGTGGTCGACCCTGGTCGACGTCCCGAGCCCTACCTCGCCGCCGCCGCCGAGGAGAGCGTGCGTATCGTCTGCGTCACCGAGACCCACATCCACGCCGATTTTCTCTCCGGTTCACGGGAACTTGCCCGCGTTGCGAACGCCCGGCTTCTCTTATCGGACCATGGCGACGAGGACTGGAGCTATCGCTACCTCGACGAGGACGGAGCTCGGCCGCTGCGGGACGGCGAAGAGTTTTCGGTAGGTGCGGTGAGTCTGCGGGTTCTCCACACTCCGGGCCACACCCCCGAACATATTTCCTTCCTGGTGACCGACGGCGGCGTGAGCGGTGCTCCCGCTGACGGAGTGCGGAGCTCGCCCCCGCCTCCGCTGGCCCTTCTCAGTGGCGATTTCGTCTTTGTCGGAGACGTGGGTCGCCCGGATCTCCTCGAGGTCGCCGCAGGAGAGACCGGAACCATGGAGGCCAGTGCGCGGCAGCTCTACGCCTCGCTTCAGCGCTTCCGCGAGCTTCCCGTTCACGTCCAGCTCCTGCCCGGTCACGGGGCGGGCTCGGCGTGCGGGAAAGCGCTGGGGGCGGTGCCCTCTTCGACCGTGGGCTACGAGCTCTTGGCGAACTGGGTGTTCCAGTGCGCCGACGAGGACGAGTTCGTCGCCAAGGTGCTCGAAGATCAGCCCGAGCCGCCCGCCTATTTCGCGCACATGAAGCGACTCAACCGCGCCGGACCCCCGGCTCCCCCCGACCGACGCCTGGAGCGAGCGGATCTCCACCGGGCGCTTTCGATGAGGCATGACGGCTGGACGTTGCTCGATGTGCGGACCCGCGCGCAGTTCGCTGGGGGCCACCTGCCCGAGTCGCTGAACGTGCCGCTGACCAGGACTCTGCCGACCTGGGCGGGCTGGGTGGTCCCCTATGACCGCCCCATCTGTGTCGTGGTGGAGACCGAGGGTCAGGTAAGGCCGACGACCGAGCTGCTGCTGAAGATCGGCCTTGATGATGTGCAGGCCTTTCACATCTTGTCGGATCCGGCTGCGTCGCCCGAATTGGGCGCGGTAGTGGTGCTCGACTGGGACGAGGCCGAGCGGGCTCGGATCGAGGAGGGAGCGGTGCTGGTCGACGTTCGGGGAAAGATCGAGTGGGACGAGGGCAGAGTGCCAGGCGCGGTCCGCATCCACCTGGGCGAACTCTCGGTCAGGGTGGGCGAACTTCCTCGGGACCGGCCCGCTCTGCTCCACTGCCGGACCGGCCACCGCTCGGCCATCGGAGCCAGTATCCTGGCGGCTGCAGGGCACCCTGACGTGCGAAACGTCGAGGGCGGATGGCTCGATCGGTTGGCTCGCGGGATGGACGTGGAGCGTTAG
- a CDS encoding amidohydrolase family protein, with product MSDHPDLRPVRTSVPRLVTPISLLFAGLLVAATPAAAQLASSDLDGLSFRNIGPATMSGRLVDIAVVNSDTKTFYVAAATGGVWKTTDNGVRFTPVFENEAVHSIGDIALHQANPEIVWVGTGERANRQSTSWGNGVYRSTDGGESWTHLGLDESHHIGRIVLHPTDPGVAYVAAMGHLWGPNEERGLYLTGDGGESWERILHVDDETGVVDVAMDPTDPDVLFAATYQRMRRPWGFHGGGPGSALHLSRDGGRSWTRLTNAGLDNGLPTGDLGRIGISIYPRDPSIIYASLEQGNRYNASTAYEERRAGLYRSTDGGESWELRSDWNPRPMYASQPMVDPNDPERVYMLNSYSYSDDGGVTFTVPRGHRTHGDDRFVWVDPHDSEHVLKADDGGLGISYDRGDHFLYVTSLPLSQFYHVSVDMAHPYNVYGGLQDNGSWKGPNAVYRSEGIINEDWSKWGGGDGFWNVVDTTDGRTLYSESQYLGLNRVDMVTGQSRFIRPNQPEGYIGPRRNWRTWPDPDAPEERLGNAMPPGNWEGPFIISPHDAHTLYAGLDELHKSTDRGESWVSLGDLTTGADRRSLTIMGQRPDSTVLSLDDGIPYWPTVSAVEESRFRPGVLYAGTDDGQVLVSPDDGASWRNVSEAVPGAPEMMWVNRIHASASVDGRVYLAANNYRNDDYSNYLWVSEDDGTSWRSIIGDLPDELVVRAVREDERNPDVLYLGTEFGAWWSWNRGERWLELKGELPTQPVNDLVVHPRDNDLVLGTHGRGIWILDQVNALQAMGPAIAASSSHLFSVEPAEQIRYRSRRGHTGNMIFEGENPPAGAIIDYWLGSSGMDPAITVLATDGSEVAQVGAPGGRGIRRTVWNLRHGGSGGGRGFGGDLIRGPWVVPGTYTVRLEVGGESHETSVEVREDARIDVDMETRTKWTATMLELWDLARSAADLRSEVSSAANGGGSGGMEERLAVLVRETAELASRAGRLYGAAGGWIGPLSADLASQRAFITEMLAALREEWQTYSDGGIFQDAEVTAFVDVTVLPMTGSGPMAGQTVIVTDDRISAVGPNAEVRAPAGAQVISGTGAFLMPGLAEMHAHVPPGANPSREDVEDILFLYVANGITTIRGMLGSAYQVPLADELERGEVLGPTFYVGAPSINGSSAPSPEAAERLVRAHGEAGYDLQKIHPGVSLPAWNRMVDVAREVELTYGGHVPAAVGLEHALRTGMSTVDHLDGYVQAVASDDVVSQINAGRPVSLGGLVNGFDEEKLPEIVALTVESGAYVVPTMYLWENLYGSPNAEEMLSQPEMRYVSSGQREAWRRQAAGGPRGAPDEVAAFLSLRKDILKALSDAGAGILMGTDSPQLFNVPGFALHRELAVMADAGMSNEAILVSGTRTVGEYVGEHLDLDGGFGTVEPGQRADLVLLGSNPLDDLDNLKDRRGVMVSGRWISRAEIDQGLETLARKHGG from the coding sequence ATGTCAGATCACCCCGATCTCCGCCCCGTCCGCACCTCCGTACCACGTCTAGTCACACCGATCTCGCTGCTATTCGCGGGCTTGCTGGTCGCGGCGACCCCGGCCGCAGCCCAGCTCGCCTCCTCCGATCTCGACGGCCTCTCCTTCCGGAACATCGGCCCCGCGACCATGAGCGGTCGTCTCGTCGACATCGCCGTCGTCAACTCGGACACGAAGACCTTCTACGTCGCCGCCGCGACCGGCGGCGTCTGGAAAACCACCGACAACGGGGTGCGCTTCACACCCGTCTTCGAAAACGAAGCCGTGCACTCGATCGGAGATATCGCGCTCCACCAGGCGAACCCGGAGATCGTCTGGGTGGGCACCGGAGAGCGCGCCAATCGACAGAGCACCTCGTGGGGGAACGGAGTCTACCGCTCCACGGACGGCGGCGAGAGCTGGACGCATCTGGGCCTCGATGAATCGCATCACATCGGGCGCATCGTCCTCCATCCCACCGACCCCGGCGTAGCCTATGTCGCGGCTATGGGCCACCTCTGGGGACCGAACGAGGAGCGGGGGCTCTATCTGACCGGGGACGGCGGCGAGAGCTGGGAGCGCATTCTGCACGTGGACGACGAGACCGGGGTGGTCGACGTGGCCATGGACCCGACCGATCCCGACGTGCTCTTCGCGGCGACCTACCAGCGCATGCGCAGACCCTGGGGCTTCCACGGCGGCGGCCCCGGCAGCGCCCTCCACCTTTCCAGGGACGGAGGACGGAGCTGGACCCGGCTGACCAATGCCGGGCTCGACAACGGACTTCCCACTGGCGATCTGGGACGCATCGGCATCTCCATCTACCCGCGCGACCCGAGCATCATCTACGCGAGTCTGGAACAGGGCAACCGCTACAACGCCTCCACAGCCTACGAGGAACGACGAGCCGGCCTCTACCGCTCGACCGACGGCGGCGAGAGCTGGGAGCTGAGGAGCGACTGGAACCCACGCCCGATGTATGCGAGCCAGCCCATGGTCGATCCGAACGACCCCGAGCGCGTCTACATGCTCAACTCCTACTCGTACTCCGACGACGGCGGGGTCACCTTCACCGTTCCCCGCGGTCACCGCACGCACGGCGACGACCGTTTCGTCTGGGTCGACCCGCACGACTCGGAGCACGTGCTCAAGGCCGACGACGGCGGGCTGGGCATAAGCTACGACAGGGGTGACCACTTCCTCTACGTCACCAGCCTTCCTCTGAGCCAGTTCTACCATGTGTCGGTCGACATGGCCCATCCCTACAACGTATACGGGGGACTTCAGGACAACGGCTCCTGGAAGGGGCCGAACGCGGTCTACCGCAGCGAGGGCATTATCAACGAGGACTGGAGCAAGTGGGGCGGCGGGGACGGCTTCTGGAACGTGGTGGACACGACGGACGGGCGCACTCTCTACAGCGAGAGCCAGTACCTGGGACTGAACCGGGTGGACATGGTCACCGGCCAGAGCCGCTTCATTCGCCCCAACCAGCCCGAGGGCTACATCGGACCGAGACGCAACTGGCGCACCTGGCCGGATCCGGACGCGCCGGAAGAGCGTCTCGGCAACGCCATGCCGCCCGGCAACTGGGAGGGACCGTTCATCATCAGCCCGCACGACGCGCACACTCTCTACGCCGGCCTCGACGAGCTCCACAAGAGCACGGATCGGGGCGAGAGCTGGGTGTCGCTGGGCGATCTCACCACCGGCGCCGACCGTCGATCCCTGACCATCATGGGTCAGCGGCCCGACTCCACCGTGCTTTCCCTGGACGACGGCATTCCCTATTGGCCCACCGTCAGCGCGGTCGAGGAGTCCCGTTTCAGGCCCGGCGTTCTCTACGCAGGGACGGACGACGGTCAAGTGTTGGTGTCGCCGGACGACGGTGCGAGCTGGAGGAACGTGAGCGAAGCCGTTCCGGGTGCGCCGGAGATGATGTGGGTGAATCGCATTCACGCCTCCGCGAGCGTCGACGGACGCGTCTACCTGGCGGCGAACAACTACCGCAACGACGACTACTCGAACTATCTGTGGGTCTCCGAAGACGACGGAACGAGCTGGCGGTCGATCATCGGCGATCTTCCCGACGAACTCGTGGTGAGGGCGGTGCGAGAGGACGAGCGCAATCCCGACGTTCTCTATCTCGGGACCGAATTCGGTGCGTGGTGGTCGTGGAATCGGGGCGAACGCTGGCTCGAGCTCAAAGGCGAACTTCCGACCCAGCCCGTGAACGACCTCGTCGTCCATCCCCGAGACAACGACCTGGTGCTCGGCACTCACGGTCGCGGCATATGGATACTCGATCAGGTGAACGCCCTCCAGGCGATGGGTCCGGCGATAGCGGCGAGTTCGTCGCATCTCTTCAGCGTCGAGCCGGCCGAGCAGATCCGCTATCGGTCGAGAAGGGGCCACACCGGCAACATGATCTTCGAAGGGGAGAACCCGCCGGCCGGCGCCATCATCGACTACTGGCTCGGTTCGTCCGGCATGGATCCCGCCATCACGGTTCTCGCCACGGACGGGAGCGAGGTCGCGCAGGTCGGGGCCCCGGGAGGACGCGGCATCCGACGGACGGTCTGGAACTTGCGTCACGGCGGCTCCGGTGGCGGTCGCGGCTTCGGCGGCGACCTGATCCGGGGGCCCTGGGTAGTTCCCGGAACGTATACCGTGCGTCTGGAGGTTGGTGGTGAGAGTCACGAGACCAGCGTGGAGGTCCGCGAAGACGCACGCATCGATGTCGATATGGAGACGCGCACGAAGTGGACGGCGACGATGCTCGAGCTCTGGGATCTCGCGCGGAGCGCCGCGGACCTCAGGTCGGAGGTGTCATCGGCCGCGAACGGCGGCGGGTCGGGCGGGATGGAGGAAAGGCTGGCCGTGCTAGTGCGCGAGACTGCGGAGCTCGCCTCCCGCGCAGGTCGGCTCTATGGAGCGGCAGGAGGCTGGATCGGTCCGCTCTCGGCGGATCTGGCTTCACAGCGCGCCTTCATCACCGAAATGCTCGCCGCCCTCAGGGAGGAATGGCAGACCTATTCCGATGGAGGAATCTTCCAGGACGCCGAGGTGACGGCTTTCGTGGACGTGACCGTACTGCCCATGACCGGATCCGGGCCCATGGCGGGCCAGACGGTGATCGTGACCGACGACCGGATCAGCGCTGTCGGCCCGAACGCCGAAGTGCGGGCACCGGCGGGAGCGCAGGTCATCTCCGGAACAGGCGCCTTCCTGATGCCGGGACTCGCCGAGATGCACGCCCACGTACCGCCGGGCGCGAACCCCTCCCGCGAAGACGTCGAGGACATCCTTTTCCTCTATGTCGCGAACGGCATCACGACCATTCGGGGAATGCTGGGCTCGGCGTACCAGGTGCCGTTGGCGGACGAACTCGAACGTGGCGAAGTGCTCGGACCCACCTTCTACGTCGGCGCCCCTTCGATCAACGGCAGCTCCGCTCCCAGCCCCGAGGCTGCGGAGCGACTCGTTCGCGCACACGGCGAGGCCGGCTACGATCTGCAGAAGATACATCCCGGGGTCTCGCTCCCCGCTTGGAACCGCATGGTCGATGTGGCCCGCGAGGTCGAACTGACTTACGGCGGTCACGTTCCGGCGGCCGTAGGGCTCGAACACGCGCTCCGGACCGGCATGTCGACCGTCGACCATCTCGACGGCTACGTCCAGGCGGTCGCGTCGGACGACGTGGTCTCCCAGATCAACGCCGGACGCCCCGTGAGTCTGGGCGGACTTGTGAACGGTTTCGACGAGGAAAAGCTCCCCGAGATAGTCGCGCTGACGGTGGAGTCGGGGGCCTACGTCGTCCCAACCATGTACCTGTGGGAGAACCTCTACGGCAGTCCGAACGCCGAAGAGATGCTCTCACAGCCGGAGATGCGCTACGTGTCGTCGGGACAGCGCGAAGCCTGGCGTCGACAGGCCGCCGGAGGACCCAGGGGCGCTCCCGACGAGGTGGCGGCCTTCCTCTCTCTGCGCAAGGACATCCTGAAGGCGTTGTCCGACGCCGGGGCCGGTATCCTGATGGGGACCGACTCTCCCCAGCTCTTCAACGTACCCGGCTTCGCGCTCCACAGGGAACTGGCCGTCATGGCGGACGCTGGGATGTCGAACGAGGCCATTCTGGTGAGCGGCACCCGAACCGTGGGCGAGTACGTCGGCGAGCATCTGGACTTGGACGGCGGCTTCGGAACCGTGGAGCCCGGCCAGCGCGCCGACCTCGTGCTGCTGGGATCGAACCCGCTGGACGATCTCGACAACCTCAAGGATCGCCGCGGCGTGATGGTGAGCGGTCGTTGGATCAGCCGAGCGGAGATCGATCAAGGTCTCGAGACGCTGGCGCGCAAGCACGGGGGGTGA